The following are encoded in a window of Deinococcus misasensis DSM 22328 genomic DNA:
- a CDS encoding response regulator: MRQILAVEDSDQDFEVFCWALKRSGWTNPVSRISTGDAVLPYLQQNLSERWPFVMVLDLNLPGMGGLELLRTLKGQPEWRSIPVIVLSTSDRPSEVKACYALGANSFLKKTLDTHRFVQDLQVTMAYWLNTVVLPEQVQPWQD; the protein is encoded by the coding sequence GTGCGTCAAATTTTGGCAGTGGAAGACAGCGATCAGGACTTCGAAGTGTTTTGCTGGGCCTTAAAACGCTCGGGTTGGACCAATCCGGTGTCCCGGATCAGCACGGGGGATGCGGTGTTGCCGTACTTGCAGCAAAACCTCTCTGAACGCTGGCCTTTTGTGATGGTGCTGGACCTCAATTTGCCGGGCATGGGAGGTCTGGAATTGCTCAGAACCCTCAAGGGCCAGCCCGAGTGGCGCAGCATTCCGGTGATTGTGCTGTCCACCTCGGACCGGCCTTCGGAAGTCAAAGCATGTTATGCGCTGGGTGCCAACAGCTTCCTCAAAAAGACGCTGGACACCCACAGGTTCGTGCAGGATTTGCAGGTGACCATGGCGTACTGGCTCAACACGGTGGTGCTTCCAGAGCAGGTGCAGCCATGGCAGGACTGA
- a CDS encoding ATP-binding protein, with the protein MPLFEDLNLLPPEQAIDLTNCDREPIHIPGLIQPHGVLLVMQEPDFCMVQVSANVETVLGLPPEQLLDRCIADLLSADQVQVFQEALLRDDLDTNPLFVFPLRFNHGKLFDAVAHRMSGWVILELEPAPPMLEWSDRYRQMSSIMNRVNSAPTLQQACERLAFEVRKLTDYDRVMVYQFAQDGTGQVIAEEFTEGMEPFLGLRYPASDIPKQARALYVLNHIRVIGSADYTPVPMVSYQGQGPDPLDMSYCFLRSVSPIHLEYLRNMGVGASMSVSILKDGELWGLIACHHNTPKILSYSLRAMCEFLGQMLSLQLSSKADREDSQYQSHIQASVNRILEHLGSTKQVENAFHDLSQELYALLDCGGLVVVSKEKTTTLGQVPAPEAMEKLVPWIVEQGRVHATDHLTRDLPDLDLNGCAGVMSLVLSRTEPEAILWFRPEVVRQVTWGGNPEKLISQDGDRIGPRKSFQAWRQTVQGQSEPWMENEVTAVKDLLRSSLDVVLRRTEELEQMNRRLEKSNSELDAFAYVASHDLKEPLRGLHHYAIMLSEDHMEHLQDEAKQKLNTMVRLTRRLESLIDSLLSYSRVGRVEYAVRDVDVQDVVMDTLDLLHPALEQRNAKVKVHGPLPTLSADAIRLGEVFNNLITNGVKYNQSPEPTIEIGVLNTSPITFYVKDNGIGIPEQHQETIFRFFKRLHTQQEYGGGSGAGLSIAQKIIERHGGKLWLESREGQGSTFFFTLAPQG; encoded by the coding sequence ATGCCGCTTTTTGAAGACCTGAATTTGCTGCCCCCCGAACAGGCCATCGACCTGACCAACTGTGACCGCGAACCCATCCACATCCCCGGTTTGATTCAACCGCACGGGGTTCTTCTGGTGATGCAGGAGCCGGATTTCTGCATGGTTCAGGTGAGTGCCAATGTGGAAACGGTGCTCGGGTTGCCTCCAGAGCAACTGCTGGACCGCTGCATTGCGGATTTGCTGTCTGCAGATCAGGTGCAGGTGTTTCAGGAGGCCCTTTTGAGGGACGATCTGGACACCAACCCCCTGTTTGTGTTTCCGCTGCGCTTCAACCACGGGAAACTGTTTGATGCCGTGGCCCACCGGATGTCTGGCTGGGTGATTCTGGAACTTGAACCTGCCCCTCCGATGCTGGAATGGTCAGACCGCTACCGCCAGATGAGCAGCATCATGAACCGGGTGAACAGTGCCCCCACCCTGCAGCAAGCCTGTGAACGTCTGGCTTTCGAGGTGCGCAAACTCACCGATTACGACCGGGTGATGGTTTACCAGTTTGCACAGGACGGCACCGGACAGGTGATCGCCGAAGAATTCACCGAAGGGATGGAGCCTTTTCTTGGTTTGCGTTACCCCGCTTCTGACATCCCGAAGCAGGCCAGAGCCTTGTACGTGCTGAACCACATCCGGGTGATTGGCAGTGCAGATTACACCCCGGTTCCAATGGTGTCTTATCAGGGTCAGGGACCGGACCCTCTGGACATGAGTTACTGCTTTTTGCGCAGTGTGTCCCCGATCCACCTGGAGTACCTGCGCAACATGGGCGTGGGGGCGTCCATGTCGGTGTCGATCCTCAAGGATGGAGAACTCTGGGGTTTGATTGCCTGCCACCACAACACCCCCAAAATCCTCAGTTACAGCCTGCGGGCGATGTGTGAATTTCTGGGACAGATGCTCAGTTTGCAGCTTTCCAGCAAAGCCGACCGGGAAGACAGCCAGTACCAGAGCCACATTCAGGCCAGCGTCAACCGGATTCTGGAGCATCTGGGCAGCACCAAACAGGTGGAAAACGCCTTTCATGACCTCTCGCAGGAGCTGTATGCCCTGCTGGATTGTGGCGGTCTGGTGGTGGTCTCCAAAGAGAAAACCACCACCCTCGGGCAGGTGCCTGCTCCAGAGGCCATGGAAAAACTTGTGCCGTGGATTGTGGAGCAGGGCAGGGTGCATGCCACCGACCACCTGACCCGCGATCTGCCCGATCTGGATTTGAACGGCTGTGCTGGCGTGATGTCTCTGGTGCTTTCCCGCACCGAACCGGAAGCGATCCTCTGGTTCCGTCCAGAGGTGGTCCGTCAGGTCACCTGGGGAGGCAACCCCGAAAAGCTCATTTCACAGGACGGTGATCGCATCGGACCCCGCAAATCCTTTCAGGCGTGGCGTCAGACGGTGCAGGGCCAGAGCGAACCGTGGATGGAAAACGAAGTCACCGCTGTGAAAGACCTCCTCAGGTCCTCTCTGGATGTGGTTTTGCGCCGCACCGAGGAACTGGAGCAGATGAACCGCCGTCTGGAAAAATCCAACTCCGAACTGGACGCTTTTGCTTACGTGGCTTCCCATGACCTCAAAGAGCCCCTGCGTGGCCTGCACCATTACGCTATCATGCTTTCTGAAGACCACATGGAGCACCTGCAGGACGAGGCGAAGCAGAAACTGAACACCATGGTGCGCCTCACCCGCCGTCTGGAAAGCCTGATCGATTCGCTCTTGAGTTATTCACGTGTGGGACGTGTGGAATATGCCGTCAGGGATGTGGATGTGCAGGATGTGGTGATGGACACTTTGGATCTGTTGCATCCGGCTCTGGAACAGCGCAATGCCAAAGTGAAAGTGCATGGCCCGTTGCCCACCCTTTCTGCCGATGCCATCCGTCTGGGCGAGGTGTTCAACAACCTGATCACCAACGGGGTCAAGTACAACCAGAGCCCTGAGCCCACCATCGAAATTGGCGTTCTGAACACCAGTCCCATCACCTTTTATGTGAAAGACAACGGCATCGGCATTCCCGAGCAGCATCAGGAGACCATTTTCCGGTTCTTCAAGCGGCTGCACACCCAGCAGGAATACGGCGGAGGCAGTGGGGCAGGGCTCAGCATTGCCCAGAAGATCATCGAGCGGCACGGAGGAAAACTCTGGCTGGAATCCAGAGAAGGGCAGGGCAGCACGTTCTTTTTCACCCTCGCCCCACAGGGGTGA
- a CDS encoding biliverdin-producing heme oxygenase, whose translation MPLISPGTVDPKPPLDLVLLHLKQSTRDVHHQLEDRLDLLNLTEIPEYQRVLTCFAEVYVRLEPQMEARPEWKHLDWKPVPKRNWLAQDLKFFGLQMPEGKPDFPLHSWQEVLGATYVVEGSMLGGQLIGRHLQTLGITPQTGGRFFSGHQGQTGEIWKKVRQFLLDQTTDVEQVVQGAQKTFQGFLDALDRTEKHREVKGTHAAF comes from the coding sequence ATGCCTTTGATTTCACCGGGAACTGTGGATCCCAAACCCCCTCTGGACCTTGTGTTGTTGCACCTCAAGCAGAGCACACGGGATGTACACCATCAACTGGAGGACCGTCTGGACCTCCTCAACCTCACTGAAATTCCAGAGTACCAGCGGGTTTTGACCTGTTTCGCGGAAGTTTACGTCAGGCTGGAGCCCCAGATGGAAGCCCGGCCTGAATGGAAACATCTGGACTGGAAGCCGGTTCCCAAGAGAAACTGGCTGGCACAGGACCTGAAGTTTTTTGGTTTGCAGATGCCAGAGGGGAAGCCAGACTTCCCTTTGCACAGTTGGCAGGAGGTCCTCGGAGCCACATACGTGGTGGAGGGGTCGATGCTGGGTGGGCAATTGATCGGTCGCCATTTGCAGACCCTCGGGATCACCCCGCAAACCGGAGGTCGGTTTTTCAGCGGTCACCAGGGCCAGACCGGAGAAATCTGGAAAAAGGTGCGGCAGTTTCTGCTGGACCAGACCACCGATGTGGAGCAGGTGGTGCAAGGGGCTCAGAAGACCTTCCAGGGTTTTCTGGACGCTCTGGACCGCACAGAGAAGCACAGGGAAGTCAAAGGAACACATGCCGCTTTTTGA